The Pseudomonas sp. FP2309 genomic sequence GATGATCGATCAGTTTGGCGCCGACACCTGCCGCCTGTTCATGATGTTCGCCTCGCCGCCTGATATGAGCGCCGAATGGTCCGACTCCGGCGTCGAAGGCTCGCACCGCTTCCTCAAGCGCGTCTGGCGCCTGGCCCATGCCCATGTCAGCCAGGGCTTGCCGGGCAAGCTGGACGTGGCCAGCCTGAACGACGAACAGAAAGCCATTCGCCGCAGCACCCACCTGGCCATCAAGCAAGCCAGCCAGGACGTGGGCCAGAACCACAAGTTCAACACCGCCATCGCTCAGGTCATGACGCTGATGAACGTGCTGGAAAAAGCCCCGCAGGTCACCGAACAGGACCGTGCGCTGGTACAGGAAGGCCTGGAAACGGTCACTCTGCTGCTGGCCCCGATCACGCCGCACATCAGCCACGAACTGTGGAGCCGCCTTGGCCACAGCGACGCGGTCATCGATGCGCGCTGGCCGGTACAGGATGACAGCGCCCTGGTACAGGACACGCTGCAACTGGTCATCCAGGTCAACGGTAAACTGCGCGGCCAGATCGACATGCCCGCCAGCGCCAGCCGTGAAGAAGTCGAAGCCGCCGCCCGCATCAATGAAAACGTGCTGCGCTTCACCGAAGGCCTGACGATCCGCAAAGTGATCGTGGTGCCTGGCAAACTGGTCAACATCGTCGCTAGCTAATCGGATCGGGCGCGGGGCTTGAGCCCTGCGCCGAATAAAGCCTTCAGGGCCTCGACAAGGCCCACATGGTTTCAAGGGGAGCAACAAAATGATCAAACGCAACCTGCTGGTTATGGGCCTTGCCGTACTGCTGAGCGCCTGCGGCTTCCAGCTGCGCGGTACCGGCACCACTGACCTGACAATCAAGGAACTGGACGTCAGCGCCCGCGACGCCTACAGCGAAACCGTCACTCAACTGCGCCAGGTCCTGCAAAACAGCGGTGTTCACGTCTACACCGGCGCGACCTACAAGCTGTTCCTGGCTAACGAGCAGGAAACCCAGCGCAACCTGAGCTATGCCAGCGCCGGGCGCGCCTCCGATGTCGAGTTGAGCACTGTGCTTAACTTCGAAATCCAGGGTCGTGACCATCTGCCGTTGATGGGTGACAAGATCCAGATTCAGAAAATCGTCAGCCACGACGGCAACAACCTGGTCGGTTCGGATTCCGAAATCATCCAGGTCCGCAAGGAAATGCGCCGCGAACTGGTGCAACGCATAGTCCTGCGCCTGTCTATGCTGACCCCGGAACAGCTCGAAACCCTGCAGCAAGCTGCCGACAACAAAGCCAAGGCGGATGCCGACGCATTGAAAGCCGCGAAAGAGTACGAAGACAACACGCCGAAACAATCGCCTGTTGAAGTACCTGCCGAGTAAGCCAGACGGGGCGCCCCAGGCGCCCCGTTCGCCCCGCCTATGAAACTCGCCCCCGCCCAACTCGCCAAGCACCTGCAAGGTGGCCTCGCGCCGGTCTACATTGTCAGCGGCGATGACCCGCTGCTGTGCCAGGAAGCCGCAGACGCCATCCGCACCGCCGCCCGCCAACAAGGCTTCGATGAACGCCAGGTATTCAGTGCCGACGCCAGTTTCGACTGGGGGACGCTGCTGCAGGCCGGCGCGAGCATGTCGTTGTTTGCCGAAAAACGCCTGCTGGAACTGCGCCTGCCGTCGGGCAAGCCCGGAGACAAGGGCGCGGCAGCCTTGATGGAATACTGTTCGCGCCCCGCGGAAGACACGGTGCTGCTGGTCAGCCTGCCCAAGCTCGATGGCAGTGCGCAGAAAACCAAGTGGGGCAAGGCCCTGGTCGAAGGCACGCAGACCCAGTTCATACAGATCTGGCCGGTGGACAGCAACCAACTGCCGCAGTGGATTCGTCAGCGCCTGTCGCAGTCGGGATTGTCCGCCACCCAGGACGCCGTGGAACTGATCGCCGCTCGGGTCGAAGGCAACTTGCTTGCTGCCGCCCAGGAAATCGAAAAGCTCAAGCTGATGGCCGAGGACGGGCAGATTACCGTCGAGACCGTCCAGGGCGCGGTGGCAGACAGCGCCCGCTTTGACGTATTTGGCTTGGTGGATGCGATCCTCAACGGCGAACCCGCCCACGCCCTGCGCATGCTCGAAGGCCTGCGCGGCGAAGGGGTGGAGCCGCCAGTGATTCTCTGGGCCCTTGCCCGTGAGCTGCGGGTGCTGGCCAATATTGCGCTGCAATACAGCCAGGGCACCCCGCTGGACAAGTGCTTCAGCCAGGCCCGCCCGCCCGTATGGGACAAGCGCAAGCCCCTGATGAGCAAAGCCCTGCAACGGCACTCGGCGCAACGCTGGGCAAACCTGTTGCTGGAAGCGCAGCGCATCGATGCGCAAATCAAGGGCCAGGCGGCAGGTTCGCCATGGATGAGCCTCAGCCGTTTGTCGCTGTTGATGTCTGGGCAGCGCCTGGCTTTACCAGCGGAATAATCCTACCGCTCGACGGGCTTTACAGCGATGCCACTTCGGCAGATGATTTGCACCGCTGTAACCACCCATCAAGAGTCATGAGCATGAGCAAAAAGCCATCCAAGCATGGCCCCAACAAGGCCAAATCCATCATCGCCCAGCCACTGTTCCGCAGCCGTCAAGAACGTGCCGGCAAGGGCAAAGGCAGCTACCGCCGCGAAGCCTTCCAGTCTAATAGCTGGGAGGCTTCTTACTTTCTGGCTGCGTGAAGGCAAGCGCCCCTCCGGCATGATAAGGTCTGCTTCTGATTTGTAATCCCTGGACCTGTGCATGCCCTCTAGTCTTTCTCGTCGTTGGCACCTTCGCCAATTGATCGCTGCCTCCAGCCTTATTCTGCTGGTCGCCTGCGCGGAAAAGCCCACCGCCGCCGACGCCCAACCCCTGCCAAAACTCCAGACAGCCCCCGTGGCAGCACCTGCTGTCGTAGCGCCCCTGGCCGTGGACAACCTCGATATCCAACCGACCCAGACCTTCGCTGAATGGCAGGCCGGTTTCCGTGTAGACGCGCTGAAAGCCGGGATCACCCCAGCGGTCTTCGACAACGCCTTTGCCAACGTCACCCCCGATATGGCGGTGATACGTGCTGACCGCAGCCAACCGGAATTTTCCCGTCCGGTGTGGGAGTACCTCGACGGCGCGCTGTCGCCGCTGCGCGTGCGTAACGGCCAGGCGCTGCTGGTCAAGTACGCCGACATTCTGCAACGCATCGAGCAACGTTATGGCGTCGACCGCCAGGCGCTGGTGTCGGTGTGGGGCATGGAGAGCAACTTCGGCCAGTTCCAGGGCAATAACTCGGTGATCCGCTCCCTGGCGACCCTGGCCTACGAAGGTCGCCGTCCGGCGTTTGCCCAGGCGCAACTGCTGGCCGCGCTGCAGATCATCCAACACGGCGACATCCAGGCCGACCAGATGAAAGGCTCCTGGGCCGGCGCGATGGGCCAGACCCAATTTATCCCCACCACCTACAACACCCACGCCGTGGATTTCGACGGCGACGGCCGCCGCGATATCTGGAACAGCCCCGCCGACGCCCTGGCCTCCACCGCGCACTACCTGCAAAGCTCCGGCTGGCAGAAAGGCCAGCCGTGGGGCTTCGAGGTGAATCAACTGCCGGCCAACTTCGATTACGCCCTGGCCGACGGCGGCATACGCAAAAGCGTTGCCGAGTGGATGAGCCTGGGAATCCAGCTGCCGCCGGGCGCAAGCATGCCGCCCAACGTCGACCAACTGTCTGCGGCCCTGCTGCTGCCTGCTGGTTACCGTGGCCCAGCATTCCTGGTGTTGGATAACTTCCGCGCGATCCTCAAGTACAACAACTCGTCGTCCTACGCGCTGGCGGTCGGCCTGCTGTCGGAACGATTTGGTGGCGGTGGCGTGATTCGCGGCACGTGGCCGAAGGATGAGTTGCCGCTGAGTCGTTCCCAGCGCATCGACTTGCAGGCGGCGTTGAGCGCCAACGGTTATGACGCGGGCAACCCGGACGGGATTATCGGCGCCAACACGCGCAAGGCGATTCGTGCGGCGCAGCAGGCGCTGGGCTGGCCGGCGGATGGGTATCCGACAGTGAAGCTGCTGGAGTCGCTGCAGAACCGCTAGTGCTGCTGAAGGCGGCTGCTGCTATCGGGGGGCAAGCCCCCCGATAGCCAACGGGCAAACACCAGCAGAGTCAGCCCCTGAACACCACATCCTGCTCCAGCACCACCCGCTGCTCCCCGGCGTCCAGGCGCACCCAAGCGCCCATTGGCAACGTCACGTTCGGATCACAATGCCCGCTGCGCCAGCCGCACAACACCGGAATGCGCAACGGTTCAAAGGTCTGCTTCAGCAACCGCGCCAGCACAACGCCGTCGACGCCCGCCACATCCCCGACCAGCACACCCGCAACCTGACCCAGCTTGCCTGCCAGACGCAGATGCGTCAGCAGGCGGTCGATGCGGTAAATCGGCTCGTTGACGTCCTCGATGAACAGGATGATGCCCTCGGCATCGATTTCGTACGGCGTGCCCATGACCGCCGCGATCATCGACAGGTTGCCCCCCAGCAAGCGCCCACAGGCGACACCTGGCTCAATCGTAGTCAACGGGAAGGCCACCGGGTGCGCAAGCGTATCGCCGGCGCCGAGCTGGCCGCGCAACAGGCTGAACAAGGATGACTCGGTGGGAGGCTGTTTACCGCCGAGCAGGTCAGCGTTGAGCATCGGTCCGTGGAAGGTCACGAAACCGGCGTAACGGTTGATCGCCAGGTGCAGCGCGGTGATGTCGCTGTAACCCACGAACGGCTTGGGGTTGGCCCGGATCAGTTGAAAATCCAGCGCGTCCAGTAAACGGGGCGTTCCGTAACCGCCGCGCAGGCAGAAGATCGCGTCGATGTCGGGGTTGGCGAAAGCGGCATGCAGGTCGTGCAGCCGTACTTTGTCGCTGCCGGCGAGATAGCCGTCGCGCTCATACACGCCGGGGAAGATATGCAGATCGTAGCCGCGGGCACGCATCCATTGCCCGGCTTTGTCGACATCCAGCGCGGCAGGACCGGCGGGAGCGATCAGACCTATGGTGCCTTCAGCACGAAGGGCAGGTACGGCAACAGTCATCCACGGCTCTCCCTAATCAACGCAGAACGAAATGTGGGAGCGGACTTGCTCGCGAACGCGGAGCATCAGCCGATTCATCAGTGACTGAAACACCGCTTCGCGAGCAAGCCCGCTCCCACATTGGATCAGCGGCGCAGCGCAAATTGCAGTTACGAGATCAGGCTTGCCTTGACCAGCTTGGCCTGTTCGTCGGCGTGGTACGAGGACCGTACCAGCGGGCCCGAAGCGACGTTCTTGAAGCCCATTTTGTAGCCTTCCTCGGCGAACCAGGCGAAGGTGTCCGGGTGCACGAAACGCTGCACCGGCAAGTGGCTGCGCGACGGTTGCAGGTACTGGCCCAGGGTCAGCATGTCGATGTCGTGTTCGCGCATGCGCTTCATGACTTCGATGACTTCTTCGTCGGTCTCGCCCAGGCCCAGCATCAAGCCGGATTTGGTCGGGATGTGCGGCATCATCTGCTTGAATTTCTGCAGCAGGGTCAGCGACCACTGGTAGTCAGAACCCGGGCGCGCAGCCTTGTACAGGCGTGGCACGGTTTCCAGGTTGTGGTTGAACACATCAGGTGGCTCGGCGGCGGTGATTTCCAGCGCCACGTCCATACGGCCACGGTAGTCGGGCACCAGGGTCTCGAGCATAACGTTCGGCGACAGCTTGCGGATTTCGCGGATACAGTCGGCAAAGTGCTGGGCACCGCCGTCGCGCAGGTCATCACGGTCAACCGAGGTGATCACCACGTACTTGAGTTTCAGGTCGGCGATGGCAATGGCCAGACTTTCCGGCTCGTTGACGTCCAGGGGCTTCGGACGGCCATGGCCCACGTCGCAGAACGGGCAACGACGGGTGCAAATGTCACCCATGATCATGAAGGTGGCGGTACCACCGGAGAAGCACTCGCCCAGGTTCGGGCAGGAGGCTTCTTCGCACACGCTGTGCAGCTTGTGTTTGCGCAGCAGGGCCTTGATACGGTCGACTTCCGGCGAGACCGGGATACGTACGCGAATCCAGTCAGGCTTTTTCGGCAGTTCGGTGGTCGGAATGATCTTCACCGGGATGCGTGCAACCTTCTCGGCGCCGCGCAGCTTGACACCGGCTTCCACCTTGGCACGCGGGGCCGGGGCCGGACGTTCGGTGACGTCCAGCGTCGGGATCATGGTTTGCACTGCATCAGTAGTCATAATCAGTCGATTCCGCCCGTTAGGGTCGTCTGCTCAGCATAGTCGAGGTGTTTGACGAGCTGCGCGCGCAGCCGGGCACTTACCTCGGCAAATTTAATCGGTGTCGCGTGATCGCTCAGTTGTGTCATCGCCAACCCGGCGTAACCGCACGGGTTGATCCGCCGGAACGGTGCCAGGTCCATGTCCACATTCAGGGCCAGACCGTGAAATGAACAACCGTGACGGATCCGCAGCCCCAGGGAGGCGATCTTCGCACCGTCGACGTACACGCCCGGTGCATCCGGCTTGGCCACGGCGGTCACGCCGTAACTGGCCAGCAGCTCGATCAGGCAAGCCTCCATGCGGCTCACCAGGTCGCGCACGCCAAACCCCAGCTTGCGCACATCCAGCAGCAAATACGCGACCAGTTGACCGGGCCCATGGTAAGTCACCTGGCCACCTCGGTCGACCTGCACCACCGGAATATCACCCGGTAGCAGCAAATGCTCAGCCTTGCCGGCCTGGCCCTGGGTGAACACCGCCGGGTGCTCCACCAACCAGATTTCGTCGGACGCCGAGCTGCCGCGTTCATTGGTGAACCGCTGCATGGCGTGCCAGACCGGCTCGTAAGCCATCTGGCCGAGCTCGCGAAAGCCCAGGACCTGTGACATCACAGCACCATGTGCACGAAGCCCGTGGCCCGCAGTTCGCTGTTGATGTCGTAGAGCTGGTCTTGACCGATCGCAACGATGTGCAACTGGATCGTGGTGTATTTACCGTTGGTACTGGAACGCTCGTCCACACGGTTATCGTTGATCGTGGCGTGTTTACGCACGATGTCGATGATCTTGTCTTTGTTGCCTACACCGGTATCGCTGATCACCTTGACGGGATAGTCCGTCACCGGGAACTCGATCTTTGGCGCCTTTACTTCGTTATCGGTCATGGCAGAACAGCCTCGTAAGCGGTAAGCCGTGGCGACGGGCAAAGCCCCGCGTCGGATCAACGCGGGGCTTTGCAGGTGCACACAATCAGTTGAACAAGCCGTAGAAGAATAGACGGATGCTATCCCACACGCGGCGGAAGATACCACCTTCGTCGACGGCGTCCAGTGCGATCAGATCGGCGCTGTGCACCACCTTGTCGTCCAGTTTCACTTCGACTTTACCGATCACGTCGCCCTTGGCGATTGGCGCAACCAATTGCGGGTTCATGGTCATGCTGGCGGCGAGCTTTTTCAGTTGGCCTTTAGGCATGGTCAGAGTCAGGTCTTCGGCCAGGCCGGCTTTGACCTGGGAGGTTGCGCCCTTCCAAACCGGTGCGGTCGCCAGTTCGGCACCCTTCTGATAGAAGGTCTGGGTTTCGAAGAAACGGAAACCGTAGGTCAGCAACTTTTGCGTCTCGGCGGCACGGGCCTGCTCGCTGTTGGTGCCGAAGACCACGGCGATCAAGCGCTGGCCATCACGGACGGCGGACGACACCATGCAGTAGCCGGCTTCTTCGGTGTGGCCGGTTTTCAGACCATCGACGGTCTTGTCGCGCCACAGCAGAAGGTTACGGTTAGGCTGCTTGATGTTGTTCCAGAAGAACTCTTTCTGGGAGTAGATCGCGTAGTGCACCGGGTCAACACGAATGATCGCGCGGGCCAGGATCGCCATGTCATGAGCCGACGAGTAGTGCTCCGGGTTCGGCAGGCCGGTCGGGTTCATGAAGTGGCTGTTGGTCATGCCCAGGTCGGCCACGGTTTTGTTCATCATGTCGGCGAACGCGTCTTCGCTGCCGGCGATGTGCTCGGCCAGGGCGACGCTGGCGTCGTTACCGGACTGGATGATGATGCCGTGCAGCAGGTCGCTCACGGTGACTTGCGAGCCCACCTTGATGAACATCCGCGAACCGCCGGTGCGCCAGGCGTTTTCGCTGACGGTCACAGGGTCGTTTTCGCCGATCTGGCCGCGACGAATTTCCAGGGTCGCGATGTAGGCCGTCATCAGTTTGGTCAGGCTGGCCGGTGGCAGGCGCTGGTCACCGTTGTTCTCGACCAGCACGTTGCCGCTGGCGGCATCCATGAGCACCCAGGCCTTGGCGGCCAGTTGCGGTGAAGCCGGCACCATTTCAACCGCCCAAGCGGCCGGGGTGATGATCAGCGAGATAAGCAGGCACGTGCGTTTGGCTAAGGTGGTGATGTTCATCCGTCTCTCGAAATTGCTTATGGAAACTTGCCCTCTCGGGCAAAACTTTTATTCAGACAGCCCGCTACCAGACTGTCACGTGTTCGGTTGCCCACTCACCCCTCGCCCCTGGGTTTTTATTCTTCAACGAGCCAACAACCAGGGTTCAAGCCCGCGCACGGGCCTGCACCATCAATCTTTTATTCGGCGGTGACCACACTGGGCTGCCCCAGATTGGCCATGCGCACGCTGTTCTGTACTTGCGCGACTTCGCTGGGAGAGCCGATCGGGCCCATCCGTACGCGGTGCAGGGTTTGCTGGTTACGCACAATGGAGCTGATAAACACCGGCGCGTTGACCATGCCGCTGAGTTTGGACCTTAACAGCTCTGCCGCATCCGGGTTGGCGAAAGCGCCCACCTGCAGGTATTGCCCGCCCGCCGCCGAGGCGCCAGGCGCCGCATGGGGCACAACCACCGTGTCCGGAGCATGTTGCTGCGGCGGCGGCGTCCACTGTTCGATCTTGCCGGTCGATGCGGTCACTTGCGGCTGCCGGGTTTGCGGTTCATTGAGCATCAACGGCGCCGGCTTGCCACGCTGGGCCCAGTACTGCGCCGGGTCGATGCCTTCGACCTTGACCCGCGCGGTGCCGGTTTCGGCGTAACCGAGTTTTTTCGCAGCGGCGTAGGACAAGTCGATGATGCGGTCCGAATAGAACGGCCCACGGTCATTGACCCGCAGGATCACCGTGCGGTTGTTGTCCAGGTTGGTCACCCGCACATAGCTGGGCAGCGGCAGGGTTTTATGGGCCGCGCTCATGCCATACAGGTCATAGACCTCGCCATTGGCGGTGTTCTGACCATGGAATTTGGTGCCGTACCAGGACGCCGTGCCCGATTGCACGTAGGTCTTGGAGTCTTGCAACGGGAAGTACGACTTGCCCAGCACGGTATACGGGTTGGCCTTGTAGGGGCCGGTGTGCAGGGTCGGGGTGGCGTCGGGGATCTTCGACACGTCGACGTCCCACCACGGCGCGCCGTCCTTGTGCGCGCGGTTGATGTCCAGGCCCGGCTGGGAACGCACCACGGCGCCACCGGACTTCGGCGCCGGGCCACGGCTGGTGGAGCAACTGACGACCAGCAGGGACAACGCGGCGAACGCCACCAGCTTGAGCGGTTGATTGAACGGCGATGCCCGCATTACTTGTTGCCCCGTGCTTGGACCAGCATGTCTGACAGCTGATGCACGGCCATGGCGTACATCACACTGCGGTTATAACGCGTGATTGCGTAAAAATTCTTCAGGCCCATCCAGTATTCAGGGCCATTTTCGCCTTCCAGGCGGAACGCCGTGACCGGCATTTCATCGCGTGGCGCATTCTGACTCGACCAGCCCAGCGCCCGCAACTCCCCGACCGTCTTGACCGGCTCAATGCCCTGGGTCAGGCCCTCATCGGCGCGCTCCCCGGTGACCTCGGCGCGAACCACAACAGGCTCGCCGCCGACCCAGCCGTGGCGCTTGAAGTAGCTGGCCACACTGCCAATGGCGTCGTCCGGGTTGCTCCAGATATTGATGTGGCCGTCGCCGTCAAAGTCCACCGCGTAGGCGCGAAAGCTGCTCGGCATGAACTGCGGCAAGCCCATCGCCCCGGCGTAGGAGCCTTTGAGAGTCAGCGGGTCGACCTGCTCTTCGCGGGCCAGCAGCAGGAATTCGCGCAGCTCCTTACGGAAGAAGTCGGCGCGCGGCGGGTAATCGAAGCCCAGGGTCGACAAGGCGTCGATCACCCGGTAACTGCCGGTATTGCGCCCGTAGAAGGTTTCGATGCCGATGATCGCGACAATCACCTGGGCCGGCACGCCGTATTCCTGCTCGGCGCGGGCCAACACGGCTTCGTGCTGGCGCCAGAAGTCCACACCCCTCGCCACGCGGGCGTCGGTGAGGAACATCGGACGGTATTCCTTCCACTGTTTCACGCGCTCGGCGGGGCGGGAAATCGCGTCGAGGATCGCCTGCTTTTTCTGGGCTTCGCGGAACACGCCCATCAGCTGTTCACCGGCGAAACCATAGTCGCGGGTCATTTCACCGACAAATTCGGCGACCTGGGGTGAACCATCGTAGTCACCGGCCAGCGCCTCCTGCGTTGCGCCCAGCAGCCCAATCAGGCCCATCCAGGACGCATGCCGAGTCGCCCAGCCGCGCATTACTTGCATTGACATCTTCACCTTATTCAAACCTGTGCGATCCACTTGCGATGCGTATGAATCGACATCAAAACCCCAAACGCTGACAGCAATGTCACCAGCGAAGTTCCGCCGTAGCTAATGAATGGCAACGGCACCCCAACCACCGGCAACAGGCCACTGACCATACCGATGTTGACGAAAACGTAAACAAAAAAAGTCATGGTCAGGGCACCGGCGAGCAATTTGCCGAACAGCG encodes the following:
- a CDS encoding D-alanyl-D-alanine carboxypeptidase family protein translates to MNITTLAKRTCLLISLIITPAAWAVEMVPASPQLAAKAWVLMDAASGNVLVENNGDQRLPPASLTKLMTAYIATLEIRRGQIGENDPVTVSENAWRTGGSRMFIKVGSQVTVSDLLHGIIIQSGNDASVALAEHIAGSEDAFADMMNKTVADLGMTNSHFMNPTGLPNPEHYSSAHDMAILARAIIRVDPVHYAIYSQKEFFWNNIKQPNRNLLLWRDKTVDGLKTGHTEEAGYCMVSSAVRDGQRLIAVVFGTNSEQARAAETQKLLTYGFRFFETQTFYQKGAELATAPVWKGATSQVKAGLAEDLTLTMPKGQLKKLAASMTMNPQLVAPIAKGDVIGKVEVKLDDKVVHSADLIALDAVDEGGIFRRVWDSIRLFFYGLFN
- the lipB gene encoding lipoyl(octanoyl) transferase LipB, with protein sequence MSQVLGFRELGQMAYEPVWHAMQRFTNERGSSASDEIWLVEHPAVFTQGQAGKAEHLLLPGDIPVVQVDRGGQVTYHGPGQLVAYLLLDVRKLGFGVRDLVSRMEACLIELLASYGVTAVAKPDAPGVYVDGAKIASLGLRIRHGCSFHGLALNVDMDLAPFRRINPCGYAGLAMTQLSDHATPIKFAEVSARLRAQLVKHLDYAEQTTLTGGID
- the arfA gene encoding alternative ribosome rescue factor ArfA, whose product is MSKKPSKHGPNKAKSIIAQPLFRSRQERAGKGKGSYRREAFQSNSWEASYFLAA
- a CDS encoding DUF493 domain-containing protein; this translates as MTDNEVKAPKIEFPVTDYPVKVISDTGVGNKDKIIDIVRKHATINDNRVDERSSTNGKYTTIQLHIVAIGQDQLYDINSELRATGFVHMVL
- the lptE gene encoding LPS assembly lipoprotein LptE, which gives rise to MIKRNLLVMGLAVLLSACGFQLRGTGTTDLTIKELDVSARDAYSETVTQLRQVLQNSGVHVYTGATYKLFLANEQETQRNLSYASAGRASDVELSTVLNFEIQGRDHLPLMGDKIQIQKIVSHDGNNLVGSDSEIIQVRKEMRRELVQRIVLRLSMLTPEQLETLQQAADNKAKADADALKAAKEYEDNTPKQSPVEVPAE
- the holA gene encoding DNA polymerase III subunit delta, whose translation is MKLAPAQLAKHLQGGLAPVYIVSGDDPLLCQEAADAIRTAARQQGFDERQVFSADASFDWGTLLQAGASMSLFAEKRLLELRLPSGKPGDKGAAALMEYCSRPAEDTVLLVSLPKLDGSAQKTKWGKALVEGTQTQFIQIWPVDSNQLPQWIRQRLSQSGLSATQDAVELIAARVEGNLLAAAQEIEKLKLMAEDGQITVETVQGAVADSARFDVFGLVDAILNGEPAHALRMLEGLRGEGVEPPVILWALARELRVLANIALQYSQGTPLDKCFSQARPPVWDKRKPLMSKALQRHSAQRWANLLLEAQRIDAQIKGQAAGSPWMSLSRLSLLMSGQRLALPAE
- a CDS encoding septal ring lytic transglycosylase RlpA family protein, whose amino-acid sequence is MRASPFNQPLKLVAFAALSLLVVSCSTSRGPAPKSGGAVVRSQPGLDINRAHKDGAPWWDVDVSKIPDATPTLHTGPYKANPYTVLGKSYFPLQDSKTYVQSGTASWYGTKFHGQNTANGEVYDLYGMSAAHKTLPLPSYVRVTNLDNNRTVILRVNDRGPFYSDRIIDLSYAAAKKLGYAETGTARVKVEGIDPAQYWAQRGKPAPLMLNEPQTRQPQVTASTGKIEQWTPPPQQHAPDTVVVPHAAPGASAAGGQYLQVGAFANPDAAELLRSKLSGMVNAPVFISSIVRNQQTLHRVRMGPIGSPSEVAQVQNSVRMANLGQPSVVTAE
- the mltB gene encoding lytic murein transglycosylase B — translated: MQVMRGWATRHASWMGLIGLLGATQEALAGDYDGSPQVAEFVGEMTRDYGFAGEQLMGVFREAQKKQAILDAISRPAERVKQWKEYRPMFLTDARVARGVDFWRQHEAVLARAEQEYGVPAQVIVAIIGIETFYGRNTGSYRVIDALSTLGFDYPPRADFFRKELREFLLLAREEQVDPLTLKGSYAGAMGLPQFMPSSFRAYAVDFDGDGHINIWSNPDDAIGSVASYFKRHGWVGGEPVVVRAEVTGERADEGLTQGIEPVKTVGELRALGWSSQNAPRDEMPVTAFRLEGENGPEYWMGLKNFYAITRYNRSVMYAMAVHQLSDMLVQARGNK
- the lipA gene encoding lipoyl synthase; protein product: MIPTLDVTERPAPAPRAKVEAGVKLRGAEKVARIPVKIIPTTELPKKPDWIRVRIPVSPEVDRIKALLRKHKLHSVCEEASCPNLGECFSGGTATFMIMGDICTRRCPFCDVGHGRPKPLDVNEPESLAIAIADLKLKYVVITSVDRDDLRDGGAQHFADCIREIRKLSPNVMLETLVPDYRGRMDVALEITAAEPPDVFNHNLETVPRLYKAARPGSDYQWSLTLLQKFKQMMPHIPTKSGLMLGLGETDEEVIEVMKRMREHDIDMLTLGQYLQPSRSHLPVQRFVHPDTFAWFAEEGYKMGFKNVASGPLVRSSYHADEQAKLVKASLIS
- a CDS encoding lytic murein transglycosylase, which translates into the protein MPSSLSRRWHLRQLIAASSLILLVACAEKPTAADAQPLPKLQTAPVAAPAVVAPLAVDNLDIQPTQTFAEWQAGFRVDALKAGITPAVFDNAFANVTPDMAVIRADRSQPEFSRPVWEYLDGALSPLRVRNGQALLVKYADILQRIEQRYGVDRQALVSVWGMESNFGQFQGNNSVIRSLATLAYEGRRPAFAQAQLLAALQIIQHGDIQADQMKGSWAGAMGQTQFIPTTYNTHAVDFDGDGRRDIWNSPADALASTAHYLQSSGWQKGQPWGFEVNQLPANFDYALADGGIRKSVAEWMSLGIQLPPGASMPPNVDQLSAALLLPAGYRGPAFLVLDNFRAILKYNNSSSYALAVGLLSERFGGGGVIRGTWPKDELPLSRSQRIDLQAALSANGYDAGNPDGIIGANTRKAIRAAQQALGWPADGYPTVKLLESLQNR
- a CDS encoding LD-carboxypeptidase; the protein is MTVAVPALRAEGTIGLIAPAGPAALDVDKAGQWMRARGYDLHIFPGVYERDGYLAGSDKVRLHDLHAAFANPDIDAIFCLRGGYGTPRLLDALDFQLIRANPKPFVGYSDITALHLAINRYAGFVTFHGPMLNADLLGGKQPPTESSLFSLLRGQLGAGDTLAHPVAFPLTTIEPGVACGRLLGGNLSMIAAVMGTPYEIDAEGIILFIEDVNEPIYRIDRLLTHLRLAGKLGQVAGVLVGDVAGVDGVVLARLLKQTFEPLRIPVLCGWRSGHCDPNVTLPMGAWVRLDAGEQRVVLEQDVVFRG